The Pyrobaculum sp. 3827-6 genome has a segment encoding these proteins:
- a CDS encoding thymidine kinase, whose protein sequence is MLIVIVGPMFAGKTTELIRRVERHVIAGRRAVVFKPSIDSRYDASKVAAHNGLKFGAVVVPPSEEGVEAIGRLGVEYDVVAVDEIQFFPVQLAEVLNTLANGRVVIAAGLNLDFRGEPFETTARVMAYADRVISLTAVCKVCGRPATRTQRLINGVPAPRDSPRILVGGGDSYEARCRRHFAKPL, encoded by the coding sequence GTGCTTATCGTCATAGTGGGCCCCATGTTCGCTGGCAAGACGACGGAGCTTATTAGGAGGGTTGAGAGACACGTCATAGCCGGTAGGAGGGCCGTGGTTTTCAAGCCTTCTATTGATTCGAGATATGACGCGTCAAAGGTGGCGGCGCATAACGGGCTTAAATTCGGCGCCGTGGTGGTGCCTCCCAGCGAGGAAGGCGTCGAAGCAATCGGCAGGTTGGGCGTTGAGTACGACGTCGTCGCTGTGGACGAGATTCAGTTCTTCCCCGTACAGCTGGCCGAGGTGTTGAACACCTTGGCCAACGGGAGGGTTGTAATCGCGGCGGGTCTAAACCTGGACTTCAGAGGGGAGCCTTTCGAAACGACGGCTAGGGTCATGGCCTATGCGGATAGGGTTATCTCCCTCACCGCCGTGTGTAAGGTGTGTGGAAGACCCGCGACGAGGACTCAGCGGCTTATAAACGGCGTACCTGCGCCGAGGGACAGCCCCCGTATCTTAGTCGGCGGTGGGGATTCTTACGAGGCGCGTTGCCGCCGGCATTTTGCGAAGCCTCTATAA
- a CDS encoding helix-turn-helix domain-containing protein, with protein sequence MALRVTVSFNYTGGSICGEIVGMNMGHVVLADKELSMLKCEPCEIAMRYGAVIVGGKICEDKALIVLIANTFQLSRILKEMHELGLKPRVVGRAKYIKEPDLTEDQLRLIELAYKLGYFDESRKVSLKDLASMIGVSPSAADRKLRRGLKKIVEYYLSRYGRGDHL encoded by the coding sequence GTGGCCCTCAGAGTTACTGTGTCGTTTAACTATACCGGCGGCTCGATATGCGGAGAAATTGTGGGAATGAATATGGGACACGTCGTCCTCGCAGATAAGGAACTCTCTATGCTAAAGTGCGAGCCGTGTGAAATCGCCATGAGATACGGCGCGGTGATAGTGGGTGGAAAGATATGCGAAGACAAGGCGTTAATTGTACTAATTGCCAACACCTTTCAGCTCTCAAGGATTTTAAAAGAGATGCATGAACTAGGGCTAAAACCCAGGGTGGTGGGCAGGGCTAAATATATAAAAGAGCCCGACCTCACTGAGGATCAGCTCAGGCTTATAGAACTGGCCTATAAACTTGGGTACTTCGACGAGAGTAGAAAGGTGTCGTTAAAAGACCTCGCCTCGATGATCGGCGTCTCCCCATCCGCGGCTGACAGAAAACTAAGGAGGGGTCTGAAGAAAATAGTGGAGTACTACCTAAGCCGCTACGGCAGAGGAGATCATTTATAG
- a CDS encoding radical SAM protein, with amino-acid sequence MGTCKLCGRSDITISDSLGVCVDCLRSRPEKALEIAKRAHVISRSKFRLPAEPPDKGVRCGICGRGCLVPEGGVGYCGLVRNAGSRLVRPGGGVSIGVLSYYYDPIPTNCVADWVCPASTGRGYPKYARTPWGEVGYYNLAVFYGACSLDCLFCQNWQYREYPAKPKLVSVEELEAAMSKKVTCVCFFGGDPAPQTVHALLVARRAAERGVRVCWETSGQLAPHLLDKVVESSLKTGGIVKFDLKAFTPSVYKALTDGEVDIVLRNFKVAARRFRERPEVPLVVASILLVPGYVDEVEVDLLTKFIARIEPEVPTRLLAFHPDYMMRDLPPTSIRHAETALKIARENGLVEVSLGNWWLLGDYY; translated from the coding sequence GTGGGTACTTGTAAACTTTGTGGAAGAAGTGACATCACTATTTCAGATAGTTTGGGTGTCTGCGTAGATTGCCTCAGGTCTAGACCTGAGAAGGCGCTAGAGATCGCCAAGAGGGCGCATGTAATCAGCAGATCTAAATTTAGACTCCCGGCTGAGCCCCCAGACAAAGGCGTGCGGTGTGGAATATGTGGCAGGGGATGCCTCGTGCCTGAGGGCGGCGTCGGCTACTGCGGACTGGTGAGGAACGCAGGCAGCAGACTCGTGAGGCCGGGCGGCGGTGTTTCGATCGGCGTGTTGTCCTACTACTACGACCCAATTCCGACTAACTGCGTAGCGGACTGGGTATGCCCCGCCTCCACCGGCAGGGGGTATCCCAAATACGCCAGGACGCCGTGGGGCGAGGTGGGGTACTACAACTTGGCGGTTTTCTACGGGGCGTGTAGCCTCGACTGCCTTTTCTGCCAGAACTGGCAATATAGGGAGTATCCCGCCAAGCCGAAGTTGGTGTCTGTGGAGGAGCTGGAGGCCGCCATGAGCAAGAAGGTGACTTGCGTCTGTTTCTTCGGGGGCGATCCGGCGCCGCAGACCGTGCACGCACTTCTCGTGGCAAGGAGGGCGGCGGAGAGGGGGGTTAGGGTGTGTTGGGAGACGAGCGGCCAGCTGGCTCCCCACCTTCTGGATAAGGTGGTGGAGAGCTCTCTCAAAACCGGCGGCATTGTTAAATTTGACCTCAAGGCGTTCACGCCGAGTGTCTACAAGGCGTTGACAGACGGAGAGGTTGACATAGTGCTGAGGAATTTCAAAGTAGCCGCTAGGAGGTTTAGAGAGAGGCCGGAGGTGCCCCTCGTGGTGGCCTCTATTCTCCTCGTGCCTGGCTACGTGGACGAGGTCGAGGTGGACCTCTTGACTAAGTTCATCGCCCGGATCGAGCCGGAGGTGCCAACACGCCTCCTGGCCTTCCACCCAGACTACATGATGCGTGATCTTCCACCCACGTCGATCAGACATGCGGAAACTGCGTTGAAGATAGCTAGGGAGAATGGGCTTGTGGAGGTTAGTCTTGGGAATTGGTGGCTTCTCGGCGACTACTACTGA
- a CDS encoding 4Fe-4S dicluster domain-containing protein → MAELAKYERVVIDQDTCISCGACVAACPYQALELDDNGKSRLIWEMCKDDFSCVAVCPVKAIYKASEAPNELKAKKGWYRFGKALSPEEQKAYEEWKTKYGITAPPV, encoded by the coding sequence ATGGCGGAGCTAGCAAAATACGAGAGAGTGGTGATAGATCAAGACACGTGTATAAGCTGCGGCGCATGTGTCGCTGCTTGTCCATACCAGGCGCTTGAGCTTGACGACAACGGCAAGTCCAGGCTGATATGGGAGATGTGTAAAGACGACTTCTCCTGCGTAGCTGTATGTCCTGTGAAGGCTATTTACAAGGCGAGTGAAGCGCCTAATGAGCTTAAGGCAAAGAAAGGATGGTACAGATTCGGCAAAGCCCTCTCGCCAGAGGAGCAGAAAGCGTACGAGGAGTGGAAGACGAAATACGGAATCACGGCGCCGCCGGTTTAA